DNA from Leptospira mayottensis 200901116:
ACTCCCTTCTCTTAAGGATCGGTAAAATCCCTACAATAACGATTGTAGTGAAAATTCTCACCAAATCTGAATGGATCGTGATCTCAAGTAAGTTCTCGTTTTGATCAGAATCGTCGTCGGGAATTGAGGCATTACGTTTCTTCGAACCATAGTGAAGAGAGTTCAAGCGGAATAGCTCGCTTTTGAATACGATCGTATTCTGCGAGCGAATTACCCGCCTTTTGTTCTCTTAAACGCAAACTCTCAGAGAAACTCATTCATCCAACCGAGTATTTTTCTCTGTTTGATTTTTTCCAAATGAGAACCGGACAACTGAGTCGGTGCGGTTTTTTCGACTCGAATTTCGGTAGGTTGAATTCCAGTTCTAAACTTAAAGATTAATCTTTTAAAATTTTCAGAACCATAACTTTCTCCTTCCAAATCTGGAATAGAATAATTCAAAATTTCGAATATTTCCTTTTCTGAATATAATTCCTGACAGAAGTCTCCGATCCCAGCGGAAAGATCTTGAAAAAGATTTTCCCGTCTTATGTCCCTGATTCCAATCACGGACGGAAAAATCCCTCTTTGAGGCAGATTCTTCAACCGATCCACCGTCTCCCTAACGTTCAATCTTTCCCAATCCACGAAAAATAGGCCGGGCTCGTATTCCTTAAATATTTCCCTGAGCGCGGATAACTCTTTACAAGGAATCGTCTCCCATCCTAGAACTTTGAGATGAGCCCGAATTCTTTGAAACAAAAGTGAATCGGGCCCGATTACGATCGAATTCAATCCTTTTTTTTGCAGAACATTTTCCAACGGGATATCGATGATCTGAGAGGTTTGAAGATCTAAAAAGTAGTTGAGACCTTGTTGAAATAATTTCTTTAATGGAGAGGATTCGATTCTTCCGATCAATAAAGGTTGTTTCGACCAATCAATTGCGGTTTGTAAAGAATCAACCTCAATCATTTTGCGAACAACGATTTGTCCGGAATTTGATTCCGGAAATCTTCCGGCTTCCGTCCATTCTTGAACTGAAATTTCTTTCCAATCCAAAAGTGAGAACAGTAACCTTTCTTCCTTTTTTGTAAGCCCGTTTAGGAAGAGACAATCGAACAATAGGCTTGCCATGGGTATTTTGCTTGACCGAAGACTTTTCCGACGAATCCTATAATTGTGCAATGCGCAAAAGACGCAACCAATTAAGATGAAACTTCTAAAACGATACGCGAATCGAAGGCTCTATGATCCCGAGACGAGTAAAACAATCACTCTTGAGGATGTAGCGGATATGATTATCAATGGCGAAGAAATTCGTGTGATTGATAACATGTCCGGTTCCGATATCACTCCGAAAATTCTCGGACAAACTTTTCTCAAAGTTTCTCTGGGACAAAGAAACGAAGAATTTTCAAACTTCATGCTTTCGGCTCTGATTCGAGAAACCGGGAAAGATATAAGTTCCCTGTTCGGCAGATTAGTCTTAGGTGGAATTGGTGCGAATTATCTCACTCGAGATCGGTTGGAAAAAATTCTTCAATCCATGATTTCGTTAGGCGAACTCAAACTCGAAATGGCCACGGAATTCAGAGATGATCTCCTTACACATATGGCGAACAGGGCCTCCGAAAACAAGTTGAGAATCCAAGAAGACCTCAAAAAGATCGGTAAAGAACTGGAAGATTCCACGGAAACCAATCTACCACTAGAGGACTTATCCGAAAAAATCCGTAAAATTGCCAAAAGCGTAAAAGAAAAAGAAGCCTGAAACTTTAAGTCGACAATTTCAAAAACCGATATTAACAGATGAGGGAATGCCATGTTTAAAAATATTTCGATCTCTATCATTTCGTTTTCTATCAGTGTTTTGCCTTTATTCTCTTCGGATAAGGCGGTAGAATACGCCGATAAAGTATATTTCGAACAGGTTAGAAAACTCGAGTCCGGTTCTTATGAAGAAAAGTTAGACGCCGCAGATTATCTTAAGTTCGTAAGCAACAGACTTGCCGTCCGCCCTCTTCTAAATGCGCTTCGTGGAAATCCTAAAGTTCCTAAGTCTCTTGAAAATCATCCTTATCTCAAATTTACTGTCGCTCAAGCCCTTTCCGTAATAGATCTGGAAATTGCAATCAAACCGACCATAGAAGAATATAAAAAATTAGAACCCACCATCCAAGAGAAGGACGAGCCTTATTTCACTTCGAAGGAAGACTATACGATGGTGATGGCAGCCGGTGAAATTTTAAGAACGATAGGAAGTTATCCCTATGCGAAAGAATCTGAAGACGTTCTTGTAAACGCCCTCGGCCATTCGAACTATTATATCCGCGCCTCAGCCGCCGACGGTTTAAAATATATGAACCGCAAAGAAACCGTGAACTTTCTTGTTTCCACTTTGGAAAAAGAAAAGAACGATTTTACTAAAGCGGCAATCTTAAACTCCATCATTTATATCATGAGGGTTGCCGATAAAAGTTTTTATGCTCTCTGCGATATGCTGAAAAGTGAAAGCCCTTCGGTTCGTTATAGAGCTTCTATGGCTTTGGGCGAAGTGGATTTAAAGGCCGCCGAATTTCATCTTCGTCAGGCTCTTTTGGTGGAAGACAAACAAAACGTTCGCGATCAGATTCGTAAAGACTTAGCGACTGTTCTCGGTTTTAAACTGCCCACGATTTCCGTAATCTTTGCAGAATAAGAACCAAATTTTTAAATTCTCCTAAATCAAAAAAGAAAAACCAAACCAATACCTGAAAGCTCCGAACTCGGGGCTTTTTTATTTTGTTCGGATATTTTTTTGAAATGTAAAGAGTTCCCGCATTTTTAAAAACCGAGAAATAACCAAAAACGGCATTTAAGAAAGTGGTGGGAGATACTGGGATCGAACCAGTGACCTCTACCATGTCAAGGTAGCGCTCTAACCAGCTGAGCTAATCCCCCAATCAATCGCTTTCCAGGATTTGTTTCCCGCATAATTCGTAAAGAAGATTCCTATCTCTTGAAATTCGTTTTCAAACTTCAATTTCTAGGATTCCCATCAAAATCTAAAAATCTGGATTTTCATTGGAAAAATTCTAGAACTCTAAGAAACTCTCTCATTTACTTTGAATGCTGTTATACGATACCATAATTTTTAAGATAGAGTACAGCCGATTTTAAAATCAGGAAAGAGCAAAACATTTTGCGAAATACAATACCGAAATTTATCTTTTTCAAGAATGAAAAGTTAAAAAACTAAAATGATTGGCAATATGCATCGCATGTGCCAAATCGTATTCTTCCTTAGATAAACTTCCGTAAGCGAAATGAGGTTTCAATTTTCCGTCATAAGTTTGAAATTTAAGAATGGTTTCCTGTAAAGTCGAAAGGCTTTCCTTCCAATCCGTACCGGTTCGTATTTCCGTAGCACCGGGTATCGGAGCCTCTAGATCGTGGGACATTTTTTTGGAAAATACGAAGTTTAAAAAGACGAGCTTTCCGATCGTATTCTGAAAAAGAGCACTTTTATTTTCGGGATAACCTTGGATCGAATATTCGATCGATTGAGCACAGTGAAGAAACACTTTGCCCGCATCCCAAGCTCCATATCCTCGAATTGAATTCAATTTTTTGAATACTTCTAATTCATTTAACACTTGGGAAAGGGAAACAAAAGACAGATTTCCATTCACGACTCCCCTCGGCTCGGAATTACATCCGGTCAAACTCGGCACAATTGCTCCGCTCGCACCGATGAAAACGAAAAGCTTTACGGAAGAATTCAAAAATTCCCTTCTATTGAGTTTCTGCATATAGATTTTTTCTCTTATGGTTTCTGATTAAAACGCTCTTATTGAAAACATATAACAAAACACCTCAATCCTGCGTCTAAACAGAGATTCGTCTCAAAACTCATATTACCCTATTATGTAAAAATCAGTAAAGTCGAATCTTAGAAGAATTTTTGAATTCGATCATCCATTTCGATCCTGATAAAAGAATAAAATCTCCGCTCTGCAAAACAATGGAGAAAACGGAGGTTTTTTTCATTCAACCGTTAAACCCTTCGTTTGTCTCGCCATTTCAGGATAGAATATAAGTTTTTAAGAAAGCTCCATTTTGTTTGAGTTCCTCCGAAATTCTTTTCCGGAAAAAAATGACTCCTTCAAAAGTTGAAAGAAGCGTCAATAACTTTAGTTTTTTTGCATATATATCAGACTCTAATTCAAAATAATCAAAATCCAAGACCCATTCTTGAATACAAACAACTTCCGGATCGAAGGCACAAATCTATTTCCGTTCGAAGCGTTTCGTTATTCCCCCGAACTAGCGCGAAAATCGTCCTATACCAATTCGATTTGTAAATCCTGTTCTAAAAACGAAAAAGCAGTAAAATACTAGAATATCCGTTGCAACTTCATTTACAATCGATTCTACAGTCAAAAGTATGTTGGAACCGATTAAAATCTTACCATCACAAAAAGCTTAAAAGATATGCACACGATTCAACTTACCTTGGAATGGCGAAATTTCGATCCTTCAACTTTCCCGTCGTTAAACAAAAAATCGTTTTAGTAAAAAACAAAAATCGCCATCTTCTCCAACTACAAATTCTTTTAGGTAGTTCAAATTATAACTTTCAAAAAACATGCAAAAGCGCGGAAGCATTTTGTTATAACCGATATGGAGAAAACTGTTTGCTTATAAGAACAACAAAGTATATTTTGAAAGAATTGTTTGCATAACCAAACGGAGATAATATTTCTTCCCTATAGAAAAAAGTGTTTCTGGGAGCAATAGGAACAAAAACAATAAAAGGATTCGAATGTGGAAGAGATTGAATATTATTCTTTAGCGGCAACGTTATACTCTATGATTGCCGTATTCGGAGTTCTCAAAAGCAACAGACAAAAGAATATCTCTGCCCTGGTGCTGTTTTTCTTAATGGCTTGTACTTTTTGGTCTTTTACGGCCACGATTTTTACCTCGGAAAATACTCTTGCAAAGAAATTGGCTCAGTATTTTTACACTTACTTTTCGATTGCAGTTGCTTTCTTATTTATAAGTTTTGCAACAAGTATGAAGCACGATAATTTCCGGTATGTTTACACTAACTTTACAGTTCTTCGGAGATTATTTCTGCGTAGTTTTGCTTCCACTGCTGCCATCGTCGTCCTTTGGGATTTGCTTGGCGAATTCAAAATTCCTAATCTTTCCCAGGTAATATCTTTAGGAATCTTTTTATTTTTCATTTGCCTTCTATTTCATGTCTTAATTCTTTTACGTTCTGCCAAAAACAAAGAAGCCCTAATAAAAATTCTTCCTTCCATTAGTTTATTGCTCGTAATCAAACTCACGGAAGTGTTTCGTCACTTTGAAAACGTAAAAATCATCGAGCCAATCAATAAAATTAATTATTATTTTCTAATTCTTTCTCCAATTATCTTGAGCGAATGTATTTCGGTTCTCTCCAATATTCAAAAAAACCAAAACGAACTTTTATTAGTCAGCAATTCATCTGGGGAAAGAATCTCGGATCAAAATTTTTCTCAACGAGATTCCATTCAAGACAAAAAATCTCTTTTGGAAGACCTTAACATCGAAAAAGTCGAAAGTAAACTCACGGAATTGATGCAGAGTGAAAAAATTCATCTGGATGAAGAACTTCGGCTTCCTTCTTTAGCGTCGGAGATGGGGCTCTCCGTACATCATCTCTCCGCTTTTTTAAACGAAC
Protein-coding regions in this window:
- a CDS encoding polyhydroxyalkanoate synthesis regulator DNA-binding domain-containing protein, with product MKLLKRYANRRLYDPETSKTITLEDVADMIINGEEIRVIDNMSGSDITPKILGQTFLKVSLGQRNEEFSNFMLSALIRETGKDISSLFGRLVLGGIGANYLTRDRLEKILQSMISLGELKLEMATEFRDDLLTHMANRASENKLRIQEDLKKIGKELEDSTETNLPLEDLSEKIRKIAKSVKEKEA
- a CDS encoding HEAT repeat domain-containing protein; protein product: MFKNISISIISFSISVLPLFSSDKAVEYADKVYFEQVRKLESGSYEEKLDAADYLKFVSNRLAVRPLLNALRGNPKVPKSLENHPYLKFTVAQALSVIDLEIAIKPTIEEYKKLEPTIQEKDEPYFTSKEDYTMVMAAGEILRTIGSYPYAKESEDVLVNALGHSNYYIRASAADGLKYMNRKETVNFLVSTLEKEKNDFTKAAILNSIIYIMRVADKSFYALCDMLKSESPSVRYRASMALGEVDLKAAEFHLRQALLVEDKQNVRDQIRKDLATVLGFKLPTISVIFAE
- a CDS encoding DUF1569 domain-containing protein, which encodes MQKLNRREFLNSSVKLFVFIGASGAIVPSLTGCNSEPRGVVNGNLSFVSLSQVLNELEVFKKLNSIRGYGAWDAGKVFLHCAQSIEYSIQGYPENKSALFQNTIGKLVFLNFVFSKKMSHDLEAPIPGATEIRTGTDWKESLSTLQETILKFQTYDGKLKPHFAYGSLSKEEYDLAHAMHIANHFSFLTFHS
- a CDS encoding AraC family transcriptional regulator: MEEIEYYSLAATLYSMIAVFGVLKSNRQKNISALVLFFLMACTFWSFTATIFTSENTLAKKLAQYFYTYFSIAVAFLFISFATSMKHDNFRYVYTNFTVLRRLFLRSFASTAAIVVLWDLLGEFKIPNLSQVISLGIFLFFICLLFHVLILLRSAKNKEALIKILPSISLLLVIKLTEVFRHFENVKIIEPINKINYYFLILSPIILSECISVLSNIQKNQNELLLVSNSSGERISDQNFSQRDSIQDKKSLLEDLNIEKVESKLTELMQSEKIHLDEELRLPSLASEMGLSVHHLSAFLNEHMGMNFNSFINHHRVKEAKVMLLDEPDRSILSIGMAVGFSSSSAFHRAFLKEVKKSPKAFREENFPNYKSKENQMGNLGSSTRYSHSI